A region from the uncultured Bacteroides sp. genome encodes:
- a CDS encoding helix-turn-helix domain-containing protein: MYRELYEKSGSDIIREFGKRYSDYRKRMGYTQKEVAEKSGLSIFTISSFENGSSTGITLASFIKLLRAIDSLEEIEKLLPELPASPRELFKKQNKK; the protein is encoded by the coding sequence ATGTACAGAGAATTATACGAGAAATCAGGGAGCGATATAATTAGGGAATTTGGTAAACGATATTCTGATTACCGAAAGCGGATGGGATATACGCAAAAAGAAGTTGCAGAAAAATCCGGTTTGAGTATATTTACTATCAGCTCTTTTGAGAATGGTTCTTCTACCGGAATAACTTTGGCCTCATTCATCAAACTACTTCGAGCAATAGACAGCTTGGAAGAGATTGAAAAATTATTGCCCGAATTACCTGCCAGCCCACGAGAACTATTCAAGAAGCAAAACAAAAAATAA
- a CDS encoding type II toxin-antitoxin system HipA family toxin, whose amino-acid sequence METNVVKVKLWGMDVGYLSWDKEAGVAVFEYEPSFLKRGLDIAPLTMSINSPRSQKQLPWTGDKEKLYQGLPPMIADSLPDKWGNSLFKAWLRDNHVSIKTTTPVDHLSFIDSRAMGALEYEPAHKLGNNSTFAVDVQKLYAFAKQVLNERETTVLNQENSILWQDLVELSSSPGGKRPKAIVALNQTTEEVISGQGVIPEGFQHYILKYDDNSAYPFAKLEYIYYRMALDAGIEMMPSELRTYGNVTHFLTQRFDRIGNDKVHTQTLAAMSLTSDSYEDLFAVIRRLHLPYEDSKQQYLRMVFNVIARNVDDHSKNFSFCMNRDGAWRLSPAYDLTYSVDPTAPAYSNTHSLTVNGKNENITREDLETVGLNNDIQDYKALLDTVANAIAQFEGYAKELGINEKLIESMLSDFVKV is encoded by the coding sequence ATGGAAACAAATGTGGTAAAAGTCAAGTTATGGGGAATGGATGTTGGTTATCTTTCATGGGATAAGGAAGCAGGAGTAGCTGTTTTTGAATATGAGCCTTCGTTCCTTAAGCGAGGATTAGATATTGCACCATTAACGATGTCTATAAATTCTCCCCGCAGCCAAAAGCAACTGCCATGGACAGGTGACAAAGAGAAACTTTATCAAGGACTTCCGCCAATGATTGCCGATTCGCTACCCGACAAATGGGGCAACTCACTTTTCAAGGCGTGGTTAAGAGACAATCATGTTTCGATAAAGACAACCACCCCCGTAGACCATCTCTCATTTATCGATAGTCGGGCAATGGGAGCTTTAGAATATGAGCCGGCCCATAAGCTGGGCAATAACTCTACTTTTGCCGTAGATGTTCAAAAACTATATGCATTTGCTAAGCAAGTGCTGAACGAAAGAGAGACAACCGTTTTAAATCAGGAAAATTCTATTTTGTGGCAAGATTTAGTAGAGCTAAGTTCTTCACCCGGAGGAAAACGTCCGAAAGCCATTGTAGCGTTAAACCAAACCACAGAAGAAGTCATTTCAGGCCAAGGAGTAATTCCAGAAGGATTTCAACATTATATTCTTAAATATGATGATAATTCTGCTTATCCTTTCGCCAAACTAGAATATATTTATTATCGGATGGCTTTGGATGCCGGAATTGAGATGATGCCTTCAGAACTCCGTACATACGGCAACGTAACACATTTTCTGACTCAACGATTCGACCGTATCGGAAACGATAAAGTGCATACGCAAACGCTAGCTGCCATGTCACTAACAAGCGATAGCTATGAAGATCTTTTTGCCGTAATCAGACGGCTTCATTTACCATACGAGGATAGCAAACAGCAATACCTACGGATGGTGTTTAACGTTATTGCCCGAAATGTAGATGACCATTCAAAGAATTTTTCATTCTGCATGAATCGTGATGGAGCTTGGCGGTTATCACCTGCCTACGATCTAACCTATAGTGTCGACCCCACTGCGCCAGCTTATTCCAATACGCATTCATTGACAGTGAATGGCAAGAACGAAAATATTACCCGTGAAGACTTAGAAACAGTAGGTCTAAACAATGACATACAAGATTATAAAGCTTTGCTCGATACTGTTGCCAATGCAATTGCACAATTTGAAGGGTATGCAAAGGAGTTGGGGATTAATGAAAAATTGATTGAAAGTATGCTGTCTGATTTTGTAAAAGTGTAA
- a CDS encoding outer membrane beta-barrel protein: MRKIVHCFIIMAYATTLYAQNYTIKGRVIDQNKQAISYASIALLASDSTALVTGTISDDKGEFRLPGINRGKYYISLSFVGYKPIKEFVLLNSNIDRTFVLADDAVALNEIVVKANRSNIIKQSAAGQTFMLSESALKKKDVLDALQEVPSLAIDPGTRKITLNDGSNPLILVNGIRREGGLSAINPEDILSVEVIPTSSAEFLREGYTSVVNIKVRKADRSYTSFNGGINSNPLLQFGITDASLEFGNSKSSFYLSGQTFTFLNNKSDMLESSRTSESSREVRYKRKGDYTDTNWAMGGDRNWSASDYTSFGLTFDYIPQNNNADGETEIRDLTADRTTRYDYTRDYDDKSWTGTANLYHRHTFSASTLDFLFQLNRSKNENKVNQLESGATNLVYDYDFRNHHTGMAFTPAYQFAFSNFKVKTGINNYYQYNKIYQNEGVRSEFTHKEWNEYPYLDINGLWKHFSLAVSAGVDAVFRSINDYSDHYFRLRPVVNLNYKFNTHQAITLNYSMQSTSPDVVQLNPYNTSSDTLSIITGNPSLRPFRTNQVRFSYSLSKGPFFVEPAVRYKKITNSIVTVGEDSPEGYIQSLANAGTCEVWSGMLTFRYTIGKYGFIGGNMEYSRQRFPDISQSDNFLNGRINWGLNCKKFNLSGFYGLPRYSYDMYKHTKSSPESWCTLSFAASESLNVSVGMRYIGNHSHVQRWVDMPDYSSYYDNRFTNRGNTIMLGIRYKFQSRKQSRSIEKLQNNDKGFRVISE; the protein is encoded by the coding sequence ATGAGAAAAATAGTACATTGTTTTATAATCATGGCTTATGCAACAACTCTATATGCTCAGAACTATACAATAAAGGGACGCGTTATAGACCAAAATAAACAAGCTATATCTTACGCTTCTATAGCCCTTCTTGCGTCGGATAGCACTGCATTGGTGACAGGTACGATCAGTGATGATAAAGGAGAATTTCGATTGCCCGGGATAAATAGAGGGAAGTATTACATTTCATTGAGTTTTGTAGGTTATAAGCCTATTAAAGAGTTTGTACTATTAAACTCAAATATAGATCGAACATTTGTGCTTGCAGATGATGCCGTTGCACTGAACGAGATTGTTGTCAAGGCAAATAGGAGCAATATTATTAAACAGTCTGCGGCGGGTCAAACTTTTATGTTGTCGGAAAGTGCATTGAAGAAAAAAGATGTTCTTGATGCACTACAGGAAGTTCCTTCTCTGGCTATTGATCCGGGAACTCGGAAAATAACGTTGAATGATGGTAGCAATCCTCTCATTTTAGTTAATGGAATAAGAAGAGAAGGCGGACTTTCTGCTATTAATCCGGAAGATATTTTATCGGTAGAGGTGATCCCAACCTCTTCTGCGGAGTTCCTAAGAGAAGGTTATACTAGCGTGGTTAATATTAAGGTGAGAAAAGCAGATCGATCTTATACTTCGTTTAATGGTGGTATTAATTCTAATCCACTTCTTCAATTTGGAATAACCGATGCTTCACTTGAATTTGGGAATAGTAAATCTTCATTTTATCTGTCGGGACAAACTTTTACTTTTCTCAATAATAAATCGGATATGCTAGAGAGCAGTAGAACTTCCGAAAGTAGTAGAGAAGTACGCTATAAGCGAAAAGGGGATTATACCGATACAAATTGGGCAATGGGAGGAGATAGAAATTGGTCGGCATCAGACTATACTTCATTTGGTTTGACATTCGATTACATTCCGCAAAATAATAATGCCGATGGTGAAACTGAGATAAGAGATCTCACGGCGGATAGAACTACCCGTTATGATTACACGAGAGATTATGATGATAAGTCTTGGACAGGTACAGCAAATCTCTATCACAGACATACTTTTTCGGCATCAACGTTGGATTTTCTGTTTCAGTTAAATCGAAGTAAAAATGAGAATAAAGTCAATCAGTTGGAGAGCGGTGCAACGAACTTAGTTTATGATTATGATTTTAGAAATCATCATACGGGAATGGCATTTACGCCTGCATATCAGTTTGCTTTTTCGAATTTTAAAGTGAAAACAGGCATAAACAATTACTATCAGTATAATAAGATTTATCAGAATGAAGGAGTTAGGTCTGAATTTACTCACAAAGAATGGAATGAGTATCCTTATTTGGATATAAATGGATTGTGGAAGCATTTCTCATTAGCAGTATCTGCCGGAGTCGATGCAGTGTTTAGGAGTATTAATGACTATTCCGATCATTATTTTCGGCTGAGACCGGTAGTAAATCTGAATTATAAATTTAATACTCATCAGGCTATTACGTTGAATTATAGCATGCAATCTACTTCTCCTGATGTTGTGCAACTTAATCCTTATAATACGTCATCGGATACCTTATCTATTATTACAGGAAATCCTTCTCTTCGACCTTTCAGAACCAACCAAGTGAGATTTAGCTATTCTCTTTCAAAAGGGCCTTTTTTTGTGGAACCGGCTGTAAGATATAAGAAAATAACGAATAGTATTGTTACTGTTGGTGAAGATTCTCCGGAAGGGTATATACAATCGTTGGCAAATGCGGGAACGTGTGAGGTATGGTCTGGTATGCTTACCTTTCGCTATACGATTGGGAAGTATGGGTTTATCGGAGGAAATATGGAATATAGCAGGCAGAGATTTCCTGATATATCGCAAAGTGATAACTTCTTAAACGGAAGGATTAACTGGGGACTAAATTGTAAGAAATTTAATTTGTCAGGATTTTATGGGCTTCCAAGATATTCGTATGATATGTATAAACACACTAAATCATCTCCGGAGTCATGGTGCACGCTATCTTTTGCTGCATCTGAAAGTTTAAACGTTTCAGTAGGCATGCGTTATATTGGGAATCATAGCCATGTTCAGCGATGGGTTGATATGCCCGATTATTCGTCTTATTATGACAATCGGTTCACGAATAGAGGTAATACTATTATGCTAGGCATTCGTTATAAGTTTCAAAGTAGAAAACAGAGCCGTTCTATTGAGAAATTACAGAATAATGATAAGGGATTTAGGGTAATCAGTGAATAG